From the genome of Acidobacteriota bacterium, one region includes:
- a CDS encoding type II toxin-antitoxin system PemK/MazF family toxin yields the protein MRRGDIWTVDFSIPAGAEAAYRRPAVIVSNNGANQSATGLGRGVVTVVPVTGSVRKVYPFQVRLHARSCGLSRDSKAQAEQVRAVAIERLQARIGRVPLRTMDEIDDALRLHLDL from the coding sequence GTGCGTCGGGGTGACATCTGGACAGTAGATTTCAGCATCCCGGCGGGCGCTGAGGCAGCATATCGCCGCCCGGCAGTGATCGTGAGCAACAATGGTGCCAACCAGAGTGCCACCGGATTGGGACGTGGAGTCGTTACCGTGGTTCCGGTGACTGGCAGCGTGCGGAAGGTGTACCCGTTCCAAGTCCGCCTCCATGCCCGCTCCTGTGGCCTGAGTCGTGATTCGAAGGCCCAGGCCGAGCAGGTTCGTGCCGTCGCAATCGAACGGCTCCAGGCTCGGATCGGCCGAGTACCATTGCGGACCATGGATGAGATCGACGATGCTCTCCGTCTGCATCTGGATCTGTAA